One segment of Pontibacter akesuensis DNA contains the following:
- a CDS encoding dihydroorotase, with protein MKSTLIKNAQLVNEGKKFTADVLVKDGRIAQIGENITAEADEVIDATGLHLLPGIIDDQVHFREPGLTHKANIETEARAAVAGGTTSFMEMPNTVPNALTQELLEDKYKIAADTSLANYSFYMGASNDNLSEVLLTNPNTVCGIKIFMGSSTGNMLVDNEETLEQIFAKAKLPIAVHCEDEQTIRDNTAIYEEKYGDDIPISCHPEIRSEVACFKSSYLAVKLAEKHNTRLHILHISTEEELKLFRNDIPLEQKRITAEVCVHHLWFDKADYDTFGTQIKCNPAIKEHRHKEALLQGLLEDKLDVIATDHAPHLWDEKQAKYKKAPSGVPLVQHSLQAMLEFVKQGKLTLEKMVEKMSHAPAILFNVRERGYLREGYWADLVLVDLSKPYTVTKENTYYKCNWSPFEGHTFSSSITHTFVSGHLAFANGAFDESKKGERLLFDRQF; from the coding sequence ATGAAATCTACCCTTATAAAGAACGCTCAACTCGTTAACGAAGGAAAAAAATTCACTGCCGATGTGCTGGTAAAAGACGGCCGCATCGCGCAGATCGGTGAAAATATAACGGCGGAAGCCGACGAAGTTATAGACGCCACGGGCTTGCATCTGCTGCCTGGTATAATCGACGACCAGGTGCATTTCCGGGAGCCGGGCCTTACGCACAAAGCGAACATCGAAACGGAAGCCAGGGCGGCGGTGGCAGGCGGCACCACCTCTTTTATGGAGATGCCTAACACGGTGCCCAACGCCCTGACGCAGGAACTGCTGGAGGACAAGTATAAAATAGCCGCTGACACCTCGCTGGCCAACTACTCCTTTTACATGGGCGCCTCCAACGATAACCTGTCAGAGGTGCTGCTCACGAACCCAAACACCGTTTGCGGCATCAAAATATTCATGGGCTCCTCTACGGGTAACATGCTGGTGGATAACGAGGAAACGCTGGAGCAGATTTTTGCCAAAGCCAAACTGCCTATTGCCGTGCACTGCGAAGACGAGCAGACCATCCGCGATAACACGGCTATCTACGAAGAGAAGTATGGCGACGACATTCCGATTAGCTGCCACCCAGAAATTCGCAGCGAGGTGGCCTGCTTTAAATCGTCTTACCTGGCTGTGAAGCTGGCCGAGAAGCACAACACGCGCCTGCACATCCTGCACATCTCCACCGAGGAAGAACTGAAGCTGTTCCGCAACGACATCCCGCTGGAGCAGAAACGCATCACCGCCGAAGTATGCGTGCACCACCTGTGGTTCGACAAAGCAGATTATGACACGTTCGGCACACAGATTAAGTGTAACCCGGCCATTAAGGAGCATCGCCACAAAGAGGCACTGCTGCAGGGACTTTTGGAGGACAAGCTGGATGTGATCGCCACCGACCACGCCCCGCACCTGTGGGACGAGAAGCAGGCCAAGTATAAAAAGGCGCCATCAGGCGTGCCGTTGGTGCAGCACTCGCTGCAGGCTATGTTGGAGTTTGTGAAGCAGGGCAAGCTGACGCTGGAGAAAATGGTGGAGAAAATGAGTCATGCGCCCGCCATACTTTTCAACGTGCGCGAGCGCGGCTACCTCCGCGAAGGCTACTGGGCTGACCTGGTACTGGTGGACCTGAGCAAGCCTTACACGGTTACGAAAGAGAATACATACTATAAGTGTAACTGGTCTCCTTTTGAGGGCCATACCTTCAGCAGCAGTATCACCCACACATTTGTGTCGGGCCACCTGGCCTTTGCCAACGGAGCTTTTGATGAGAGCAAAAAGGGAGAGCGTCTTTTATTTGACAGACAGTTTTAA
- a CDS encoding DEAD/DEAH box helicase, which yields MAEEAEKEVTTFEDFKLNKQLLNAIADAGYEKPTPIQEQAIPLIMAGHDILGIAQTGTGKTAAFLLPLLMKVKYAQGEHPRALILAPTRELVMQIEENITLLAKYTDIRHTAIYGGLGPKTQIETLNKGVDILVATPKRLMELYFKGELILKDLKTLILDEADKMMDMGFMPQIRHLLEVIPRKRQNLLFSATMPDKVVELSEEYLEFPTRVEVTLQATPVETVTHVLYQVPNLRTKIELLEHLIQDRETFNRVIIFTRSKKNAESVSKFLEHRDYGDVRAIHGNKGQNTRINSMEAFKGGAVRFLVATDVAARGIDVTMVSHVINFDVPLIYEDYVHRIGRTGRAENAGAAITFATEAEMYHVHKIEEIIRMKIPVVMMPAEVKTFKTPFDEQQEMARDVDRQKRRENPDFQGAFHEKKSRHKSNFAKKRKTGDPKDSYWQKTKKKGSKKK from the coding sequence ATGGCAGAAGAAGCAGAGAAAGAAGTAACTACATTTGAGGATTTTAAGCTAAACAAGCAGCTGCTGAATGCCATTGCCGACGCTGGCTACGAGAAGCCTACACCCATACAGGAGCAGGCTATTCCGCTGATCATGGCAGGCCACGATATTCTGGGAATCGCCCAAACCGGAACAGGCAAAACAGCCGCTTTCCTGCTGCCGCTGCTCATGAAAGTGAAGTATGCCCAAGGTGAGCATCCGCGCGCGCTCATCCTCGCTCCTACCCGTGAGCTGGTGATGCAGATTGAGGAGAACATCACGCTGCTGGCCAAGTATACCGACATTCGCCACACCGCCATTTACGGAGGACTCGGCCCCAAAACGCAGATTGAAACTCTTAACAAAGGCGTTGATATTCTGGTGGCTACACCGAAACGCCTGATGGAGCTATACTTTAAAGGTGAGCTTATTCTGAAGGATTTGAAGACGCTGATCCTGGATGAGGCCGACAAGATGATGGACATGGGCTTTATGCCTCAGATCCGCCACCTGCTGGAGGTGATTCCGCGCAAGCGCCAGAACCTGCTTTTCTCGGCTACCATGCCGGATAAGGTGGTGGAGCTGTCGGAGGAGTACCTGGAGTTCCCGACGCGGGTAGAGGTTACGCTACAGGCCACGCCCGTTGAAACTGTGACCCACGTACTGTACCAGGTGCCTAACCTGCGCACCAAAATTGAGCTGCTGGAGCACCTGATCCAGGACAGGGAAACGTTTAACCGCGTGATCATCTTTACCCGCAGCAAGAAGAATGCGGAAAGCGTATCTAAATTCCTGGAGCACCGCGATTACGGCGATGTGCGCGCCATACACGGCAACAAAGGCCAGAACACGCGCATCAACTCGATGGAGGCTTTTAAGGGTGGCGCGGTCCGTTTTCTAGTCGCAACGGATGTGGCCGCTCGCGGTATCGATGTGACCATGGTCAGTCATGTGATCAACTTTGATGTGCCGCTGATCTACGAGGACTATGTACACCGCATCGGCCGTACGGGCCGAGCCGAAAACGCAGGCGCCGCTATTACGTTTGCCACGGAGGCAGAGATGTACCACGTGCACAAGATCGAAGAGATTATCCGGATGAAGATTCCGGTGGTCATGATGCCGGCGGAGGTAAAAACTTTTAAAACGCCTTTCGACGAGCAGCAGGAGATGGCCCGCGATGTGGACCGCCAGAAGCGCCGCGAAAACCCGGATTTCCAAGGAGCCTTCCACGAGAAAAAGAGCCGACACAAGTCTAACTTCGCGAAGAAAAGAAAGACCGGCGATCCGAAAGACTCCTACTGGCAGAAGACGAAGAAGAAAGGGAGTAAGAAGAAATAG